Proteins encoded together in one Micromonospora kangleipakensis window:
- a CDS encoding IS110 family transposase translates to MPHPDESSQSHPRDEEIILGVDTHKDSHVAAVITVLGVLVASAAFPTTTAGYRQLLAWARGFGVLCRAGVEGTGSYGSALTRHLRRQNITVVEVNRPDRAARRRQGKTDAVDATAAAHAVLSGRANTTAKTADGPVEMLRMFKLARTSAVKSRTQAVNQLKAVIVGAEPALRETLTGLTGTALIRYCASLPDTPPRDVSTATAYTLRRLARRIQVLTREARELELQITAVIDAHAPHLLQRKGVGPDSAAALLITAGDNPDRMNNEASFAALCGVSPIEASSGKTRRRRLNRGGDRRANAALYRIALTRSRCDQRTRDYLDRRAAQGLTRREAIRCVKRYVAREIYNLIRQLNPTTECPRTA, encoded by the coding sequence ATGCCGCACCCGGATGAGAGCAGCCAGAGCCACCCGCGCGATGAGGAGATCATCCTCGGTGTCGACACCCACAAGGACTCCCACGTCGCCGCGGTCATCACCGTGCTCGGCGTGCTGGTAGCCAGCGCCGCGTTCCCGACTACCACGGCCGGCTACCGGCAGTTGCTGGCCTGGGCGCGTGGCTTCGGCGTGTTGTGTCGTGCCGGGGTGGAAGGCACCGGCTCCTACGGGTCGGCGCTGACCCGACACCTCCGCCGGCAGAACATCACCGTCGTGGAGGTCAACCGACCGGACCGGGCCGCCCGGCGCCGCCAGGGAAAAACCGACGCTGTCGACGCCACCGCAGCCGCCCACGCCGTCTTGTCCGGCCGCGCGAACACCACGGCCAAGACCGCTGACGGGCCGGTGGAAATGCTGCGCATGTTCAAACTCGCCAGAACATCCGCGGTCAAGTCCCGGACCCAGGCGGTCAACCAGCTCAAGGCCGTCATCGTCGGCGCCGAACCGGCACTACGCGAAACCCTGACCGGCCTGACCGGCACGGCCCTGATCCGATACTGCGCCAGCCTGCCCGACACGCCGCCACGTGACGTGTCCACCGCCACCGCCTACACCCTGCGCCGCCTGGCCAGGCGCATCCAGGTCCTCACCCGGGAAGCCCGTGAACTGGAGCTACAGATCACCGCGGTCATCGACGCCCACGCCCCGCACCTGCTGCAACGCAAAGGCGTCGGTCCTGACAGCGCCGCCGCTCTCCTCATCACCGCCGGCGACAACCCCGACCGGATGAACAACGAAGCATCCTTCGCCGCCCTGTGCGGCGTCAGCCCCATCGAGGCGTCCTCGGGCAAAACCCGCCGACGCCGCCTCAACCGCGGCGGTGACCGCCGCGCCAACGCCGCCCTCTACCGCATCGCCCTGACCCGATCACGCTGCGACCAACGCACCCGCGACTACCTCGACCGACGCGCCGCCCAAGGCCTCACCCGCCGCGAAGCCATCCGCTGCGTCAAACGCTACGTCGCACGCGAAATCTACAACCTGATCCGACAGCTCAATCCCACCACCGAGTGCCCCCGAACGGCTTGA